A genome region from Setaria italica strain Yugu1 chromosome III, Setaria_italica_v2.0, whole genome shotgun sequence includes the following:
- the LOC101759298 gene encoding uncharacterized protein LOC101759298 yields MQPSDIWKAHAGSSQSEGSALDMERNGCNHNCCPSPLQPIASAGQHSESSAAYFSWPTSTLMHGSAEGRANYFGNLQKGVLPGHLSRLPRGQQATTLLDLMIIRAFHSKILRRFSLGTAIGFRIRKGTLTDTPAILVFVARKVHRKWLSNTQCLPAALEGPGGVWCDVDVVEFSYYGAPAPTPKEQLYDELVDGLRGSDPIVGSGSQVASLETYGTLGAIVKSRTGNKQVGFLTNRHVAVDLDYPNQKMFHPLPPNLGPGVYLGAVERATSFITDDVWYGIYAGTNPETFVRADGAFIPFADDFDINSVSTSVKGVGVIGDVKAIDLQSPIGSLIGRQVVKVGRSSGLTTGTVVAYALEYNDEKGICFFTDFLVVGENQQTFDLEGDSGSLIILTGQDGEKPQPIGIIWGGTANRGRLKLKSGQGPENWTSGVDLGRLLDLLELDLITTSEGLQAALEEQRITLAAAAAAANSTAAESSPVAGPQENDKVDKIYEPLGIFQPIPRDGSATSTDQANENVEEHQFIPNGPNLSGISPTRDGQEGNGELNNLPDLENPADDTNICIGLHLGEREPKRLRSDSTLNIDLQK; encoded by the exons ATGCAGCCCTCAGATATTTGGAAGGCGCATGCAGGTTCATCGCAGTCAGAGGGTTCAGCTCTGGATATGGAGAGAAACGGATGCAATCATAATTGTTGCCCATCTCCTCTCCAGCCAATTGCCTCAGCTGGTCAGCACTCTGAAAGCAGCGCAGCATACTTTTCTTGGCCTACATCTACTCTAATGCACGGCTCAGCTGAAGGCCGTGCTAATTACTTTGGGAATCTACAGAAGGGTGTACTACCAGGACATCTTAGTCGATTGCCAAGGGGGCAGCAAGCCACCACCTTACTTGATTTAATGATTATAAGAGCATTCCACAGCAAGATCCTGCGCCGATTTAGTCTTGGTACAGCAATAGGTTTTAGAATCAGGAAAGGAACATTGACTGACACACCTGCCATCCTTGTGTTTGTTGCTCGTAAGGTTCACAGGAAGTGGCTCAGCAATACACAGTGTCTTCCAGCTGCCCTTGAG GGACCTGGGGGTGTGTGGTgtgatgttgatgttgttgaATTTTCTTATTATGGTGCACCAGCCCCGACACCAAAGGAACAACTGTATGATGAGCTTGTTGATGGATTGCGTGGTAGTGACCCTATTGTAGGATCAGGTTCACAG GTGGCTAGTCTTGAGACCTATGGAACTTTGGGTGCCATTGTGAAGAGTCGAACTGGCAATAAGCAAGTTGGGTTCCTTACAAACAGGCATGTTGCTGTTGATCTGGATTATCCTAATCAGAAGATGTTCCATCCGCTGCCTCCTAATCTTGGACCAGGAGTTTACCTTGGTGCTGTTGAGAGAGCAACATCATTTATAACAGATGATGTTTGGTACGGGATCTATGCAGGAACAAACCCAG AAACTTTTGTCCGAGCTGATGGTGCATTTATACCATTTGCTGACGACTTTGATATTAATAGTGTCAGCACCTCGGTTAAAGGAGTTGGAGTCATAGGTGATGTAAAGGCAATTGATCTGCAGTCCCCAATTGGCAGTCTCATCGGGAGACAAGTTGTCAAAGTTGGAAGAAGTTCTGGTCTGACGACAGGGACTGTTGTCGCATACGCTCTTGAGTACAATGATGAGAAGGGAATATGCTTCTTCACTGACTTTCTTGTCGTTGGGGAGAACCAACAAACATTTGATCTTGAAGGGGACAGTGGAAGCCTCATAATCTTAACAGGACAAGATGGTGAGAAGCCACAGCCTATAGGGATTATATGGGGTGGTACAGCTAACCGGGGAAGGTTGAAGCTAAAAAGTGGCCAGGGTCCGGAGAACTGGACAAGTGGAGTTGATCTCGGCCGCCTTCTTGATCTCTTGGAGCTTGATCTGATTACGACAAGTGAAGGGCTACAAG CTGCCCTGGAAGAACAAAGGATCActctagctgctgctgctgcggctgctaaTTCAACTGCCGCAGAATCATCACCTGTTGCTGGTCCTCAAGAGAATGATAAAGTTGACAAGATCTATGAGCCTCTTGGCATCTTCCAGCCAATTCCCCGAGATGGCTCTGCCACCTCGACGGACCAAGCCAACGAGAATGTTGAAGAGCATCAGTTCATCCCAAACGGGCCAAACCTGAGTGGTATCTCTCCTACACGTGATGGTCAAGAAGGCAATGGTGAGTTGAACAACTTGCCAGACTTGGAAAATCCAGCTGATGATACAAACATCTGCATCGGTTTGCATCTGGGAGAGCGGGAACCAAAAAGGCTACGCTCTGATTCGACACTGAACATCGACCTGCAGAAGTGA
- the LOC101758898 gene encoding uncharacterized protein LOC101758898, with the protein MGQCPCFGSAQAAEQERRAEADRHESQDARAKAAEAAQRRQEEFDKSAAGRAAKAQMKAMKESKTTSNQGEPVLKWQMGS; encoded by the exons ATGGGGCAGTGCCCGTGCTTCGGAtcggcgcaggcggcggagcaggagcggcgggcggaggcggaccGGCACGAGTCCCAGGACGCCCGCGCCAaggccgccgaggccgcgcaGAGGAG ACAGGAAGAGTTTGACAAGTCAGCAGCTGGAAGAGCAGCAAAAGCGCAAATGAAAGCTATGAAGGAATCCAAGACAACATCAAACCAAGGGGAACCGGTTCTTAAG TGGCAGATGGGATCATAA
- the LOC101757024 gene encoding G-type lectin S-receptor-like serine/threonine-protein kinase At2g19130 — MSPGACTLFPLFSILIIITSTCTATRDTISSGHPLAGHDKLVSENGKFALGFFDTTGNTTAPRWYLGIWFNTVSKLTPVWVANRESPLAGCASSELMISGDGNLVILNRSDRSILWSSRVNTPTKKTIAVLLNSGNLALSDAANSSIVFWESFSHMTDTFLPGAKLGWSKVTGLTHRFMSNRNTLDLSHGVYSAGPLANTTNRGFFLVWNYSEEYWSTGPWNGHYFRFSNMPEVLPADLFTVEFVSNDQEEYFTYRLKDDSTITRYVLDTSGQAKHMIWNKVWSNWLVFNVQPAAQCDVYAVCGPFTICIDDVLPFCNCMDGFSIMSPQDWELGDRTGGCKRNVPLNCGSYQSINGLKDRFYALSDIRFPRNSANLVEVGSKNECALACLSDCSCFAYSFYEGCSVWNSELLNIARRNNGSASGRTIYIRIAGQESDGLQDKRGLVIGFVTAATILTILSLLVIVSLSIRRKRRRCLAVSPRSIGGGIVAFRYKYLLKATKKFSEKLGGGSFGSVFKGVLPDSTVIAVKRLDGARQGEKEFRAEVRSIGMIQHINLVRLIGFCCEGGKRLLVYEYMPNRSLDAHLFQNKGPSLSWSTRFKIALGVARGLAYLHEKCLDCIIHCDIKPQNILLDESFVPKISDFGMAKFVARDYSQVLTTIRGTIGYLAPEWITGVAISSKIDVYSYGMVLLEILFARRNFRDEYTSDTATYFPMQVLTKLREGNVQSLVDHSPQSVINLEELERACRVACWCIQDDESKRPTMGQVVQILEGLIEVDVPPMPKILQAISVDINSTSK, encoded by the coding sequence ATGTCTCCCGGCGCTTGCACTCTCTTTCCACTCTTCTCCATTCTGATCATCATCACCTCCACGTGCACTGCAACAAGGGACACCATCTCCTCCGGCCACCCACTCGCCGGCCACGACAAGCTCGTCTCCGAGAACGGCAAGTTTGCGCTGGGATTCTTCGACACTACCGGTAACACTACAGCCCCGAGATGGTACCTGGGAATATGGTTCAACACTGTCTCAAAGCTGACCCCGGTATGGGTGGCCAACCGAGAGAGCCCACTGGCCGGGTGCGCCTCGTCGGAGCTCATGATCTCCGGGGACGGCAACCTTGTGATCCTCAACCGGAGTGACCGATCCATACTCTGGTCAAGCCGTGTGAACACCCCAACCAAGAAGACTATTGCCGTGCTACTGAACAGTGGGAACCTGGCCCTCTCCGACGCGGCGAACTCGTCCATCGTCTTCTGGGAGAGCTTCAGCCACATGACGGACACCTTCCTCCCCGGCGCCAAGCTCGGCTGGAGCAAGGTGACCGGGCTCACCCACCGTTTCATGTCCAACAGGAACACCCTTGATCTATCTCATGGCGTCTACTCTGCAGGACCATTGGCTAACACCACCAATCGTGGGTTCTTCCTTGTATGGAACTATTCTGAAGAGTATTGGTCAACAGGGCCATGGAACGGGCACTACTTCCGCTTCAGCAACATGCCGGAGGTGCTCCCTGCCGATCTTTTCACTGTCGAATTTGTCAGCAATGACCAGGAAGAGTATTTCACATATCGGTTGAAGGATGATTCAACGATCACAAGGTACGTGCTTGATACTTCTGGGCAAGCGAAGCACATGATTTGGAATAAGGTTTGGAGCAATTGGTTGGTCTTTAACGTGCAACCAGCAGCTCAATGCGATGTGTATGCTGTCTGTGGGCCATTTACAATCTGCATAGATGATGTGCTCCCGTTCTGTAACTGTATGGATGGTTTCTCCATCATGTCACCTCAGGACTGGGAGCTGGGAGATCGAACCGGTGGATGCAAAAGAAACGTTCCTTTGAATTGTGGCAGCTACCAAAGCATAAATGGCTTGAAGGATAGGTTCTATGCATTGAGTGATATCAGGTTCCCTCGTAATAGTGCTAATCTTGTAGAAGTTGGAAGTAAAAATGAATGTGCACTAGCTTGCCTTAGTGACTGTTCATGCTTTGCATATTCCTTCTATGAGGGATGCAGTGTCTGGAATTCTGAATTGCTTAACATTGCACGGAGGAATAATGGAAGTGCTAGCGGAAGAACTATTTACATTCGGATTGCTGGCCAAGAGTCGGACGGTTTACAAGACAAGAGAGGACTGGTAATTGGGTTCGTAACTGCTGCAACCATTTTGACTATTTTGTCTTTGCTTGTCATTGTTTCCCTCTCTATCAGGAGAAAGAGAAGGCGCTGTTTAGCTGTCAGTCCAAGGAGCATCGGTGGTGGAATAGTTGCTTTTAGATACAAGTACTTGCTGAAAGCAACCAAAAAGTTTTCAGAAAAACTAGGAGGTGGTAGTTTTGGTTCTGTGTTTAAGGGTGTTTTACCTGACTCAACAGTTATCGCGGTTAAAAGGCTTGATGGTGCTCGTCAAGGAGAGAAGGAATTCAGGGCTGAAGTGCGCTCAATAGGAATGATCCAACATATTAACTTGGTCAGGTTAATTGGATTCTGCTGTGAAGGTGGTAAAAGATTGCTTGTCTATGAGTACATGCCAAATCGTTCTCTTGACGCCCATCTGTTTCAGAATAAGGGCCCATCATTGAGTTGGAGTACTCGGTTCAAAATAGCACTTGGTGTTGCTAGAGGGTTGGCATACTTGCATGAGAAATGCCTAGACTGCATCATACATTGCGACATTAAGCCACAAAATATTCTTCTGGACGAGTCATTTGTTCCTAAAATTTCTGACTTTGGAATGGCAAAATTTGTGGCAAGAGATTATAGCCAAGTCTTAACTACGATAAGAGGAACTATAGGATATCTGGCTCCTGAATGGATCACCGGAGTGGCTATATCATCCAAAATAGATGTTTACAGCTATGGAATGGTTCTGTTAGAAATATTATTTGCGAGGAGAAATTTTAGAGATGAATATACCAGTGATACTGCCACCTATTTCCCAATGCAAGTGCTGACTAAGCTCCGTGAAGGTAATGTGCAGAGTCTGGTGGATCACAGCCCACAAAGTGTTATCAATTTAGAAGAGTTGGAAAGAGCTTGCCGAGTTGCTTGTTGGTGTATTCAAGATGATGAATCCAAAAGACCAACGATGGGACAAGTAGTCCAAATTCTTGAGGGTCTGATTGAAGTAGACGTGCCTCCCATGCCAAAGATACTTCAAGCAATTTCAGTAGATATAAATTCGACCAGCAAATAG